From the Trichocoleus desertorum ATA4-8-CV12 genome, one window contains:
- a CDS encoding EamA family transporter, whose product MGQLNNTPSEPLRDPLASVEAGEPQTEQTLKAVSQELKRLHQDLIVQFAQDIARLQAEKSHLIEDIDQLRGQHQQLQAESHEALEQRQLAQQQAWAKQLAQAIADHLQIFLMQRLNQSGISTRQNSGQTIADANRSSNSDGAPNSANANSANANSVNNAEIYQILASLETTFSTTFRTLQQELNSYQSSLSQQLNRMHSLEQQGETILAALVQRLRQQLHSEESNPAQLLSGDRFTPSIEPTTEARSLPQSTTQPVNRPLEPRGSSAEPSLPSPLPSAQGAQEPPTVPPQTKTQAKRPSQVQVGLILVLLSSVALSFHNVVVKVLFKAHMVLGIGQLGGVITPGLGNSLLILWMRMLIVVPLLALLAPVLYPPMWQEIKRFLLAPDRRPLRNVVGSGAFLFLSQVLIYTALAQIAAGTAITIFFIYPTITVFLAWKIFGDRPTVFRLVVMAVICSGGILALPQVTGPATGNLWLGSVAAAVSGFAFAGYVILTGLCTRKLHPVPVSLIQFVTIFVLSSLVLMFPAQALTVKIQPDMWPGFMLGCLVLGTATLLGYLFTNIGIRLIGAAPASIISATGPAFTAILAWLIIQDQLQSRQWFGVLLVTLGVAGLNFERMRGQMKPKAS is encoded by the coding sequence ATGGGGCAATTGAATAACACTCCATCAGAACCGCTCCGCGATCCATTGGCAAGCGTGGAAGCAGGAGAGCCACAGACAGAGCAGACGCTCAAAGCCGTGTCGCAGGAACTCAAGCGCCTGCATCAAGACTTGATTGTGCAATTTGCTCAAGATATTGCCCGCCTTCAAGCCGAAAAATCTCACTTAATTGAAGACATTGATCAACTGCGCGGCCAGCATCAGCAATTGCAGGCTGAAAGTCATGAAGCCTTAGAACAACGTCAACTAGCTCAACAGCAGGCTTGGGCGAAGCAACTGGCTCAGGCGATCGCAGATCATCTGCAAATCTTCTTGATGCAGCGCCTGAATCAATCGGGCATCAGTACTCGGCAGAATTCGGGGCAGACGATCGCAGATGCCAACCGTTCATCCAATTCTGATGGTGCTCCCAATAGTGCTAATGCCAATAGTGCTAACGCCAATAGTGTTAACAATGCTGAGATTTACCAAATTCTGGCGTCTTTAGAAACAACCTTTAGTACTACCTTCAGAACTTTGCAGCAGGAGCTAAACAGCTACCAAAGCTCGTTGTCACAACAGCTCAATCGTATGCACAGTCTGGAGCAACAGGGAGAAACAATTTTAGCCGCACTCGTCCAGCGTTTGCGCCAACAACTTCACTCAGAAGAAAGTAACCCTGCTCAACTGCTATCAGGCGATCGCTTTACTCCCTCTATAGAGCCCACTACAGAAGCGCGATCGCTACCTCAAAGCACGACCCAGCCAGTCAATCGGCCACTGGAACCCAGAGGCTCTAGTGCAGAACCCTCCTTACCTTCGCCCCTACCCAGCGCTCAAGGAGCCCAAGAGCCACCGACTGTTCCTCCCCAAACTAAGACCCAAGCCAAGCGACCCTCGCAAGTGCAGGTGGGTTTGATCTTGGTGCTGCTGTCATCCGTGGCGCTGTCATTCCACAACGTGGTGGTTAAAGTTCTGTTTAAGGCCCATATGGTCCTTGGCATTGGTCAGTTGGGGGGAGTTATTACGCCTGGTTTGGGCAACTCGTTGCTCATCCTGTGGATGCGGATGTTGATTGTCGTGCCTTTGTTGGCTTTGCTGGCACCCGTGCTTTATCCACCCATGTGGCAAGAGATTAAACGGTTTTTGCTGGCCCCAGATCGCCGTCCTTTACGCAATGTTGTAGGGAGTGGTGCGTTTCTGTTTCTGTCGCAAGTTTTGATCTACACCGCCCTAGCCCAGATCGCTGCTGGAACCGCCATTACCATTTTCTTTATATATCCCACCATTACCGTGTTCTTGGCCTGGAAGATCTTTGGCGATCGCCCCACCGTATTTCGACTAGTCGTCATGGCCGTGATTTGCTCAGGCGGCATTTTAGCCTTGCCTCAAGTCACGGGGCCTGCAACGGGTAATCTCTGGCTAGGGAGCGTAGCTGCTGCTGTTTCAGGATTTGCCTTTGCTGGCTATGTGATTTTGACTGGCCTGTGTACTCGGAAGCTGCATCCAGTGCCAGTCAGCCTCATTCAATTTGTTACGATTTTTGTGCTCTCCAGCTTGGTTTTGATGTTCCCCGCCCAAGCGTTGACGGTTAAAATCCAGCCAGATATGTGGCCTGGTTTCATGCTGGGTTGTTTGGTCTTAGGAACTGCGACTTTGCTCGGCTATCTCTTTACCAATATTGGAATTCGTTTAATTGGTGCGGCTCCCGCCTCCATTATTAGTGCCACAGGACCCGCATTCACCGCTATTCTCGCTTGGTTGATTATTCAAGACCAACTGCAAAGTCGCCAGTGGTTTGGGGTTTTGTTGGTGACGTTGGGAGTAGCGGGTTTGAACTTTGAACGGATGCGAGGACAGATGAAACCCAAGGCGAGTTAG
- a CDS encoding diguanylate cyclase, producing MTASILIVGENYFLDALLDRLHDLADCTVETAPTPGEAIPLIQAQQPDLLVLQASAASLYLCQQIKEQARLAWIYCLLIAEPDATASHAMTEMSVSRGMERQVEALEQGADAYLAMNLNCQTSELLLAESMTLQNHLLQAQIQAGLRMVRNHRELMRANDLLSAIALSDPLTELNNRRALEWELPRQIQNARARSLPLSLVMLDVDYFKAVNDTYGHLVGDRMLKLLSARLRHNLRFYDTPFRYGGEEFVIILSNTDGQEAPIVGQRICRLVSDQAFSIDATLEIQATISAGVASLEPDDDPKGISLLRRADQNLLQAKSEGRNRAVSGPQPCARSLQIQPPPLS from the coding sequence ATGACTGCTTCGATCCTGATAGTTGGGGAAAATTATTTTCTAGACGCACTTCTAGATCGGCTCCACGATCTGGCAGACTGCACTGTTGAAACAGCACCTACTCCGGGCGAGGCAATTCCACTGATTCAGGCCCAGCAGCCCGATTTGCTCGTCTTACAGGCTAGTGCCGCTAGCCTCTATTTATGTCAACAGATTAAAGAACAAGCTCGGCTAGCTTGGATTTACTGCCTCCTGATCGCAGAGCCTGATGCAACTGCGAGCCATGCGATGACAGAGATGTCTGTTAGTAGGGGCATGGAACGACAAGTAGAGGCTCTAGAGCAGGGAGCAGATGCTTATTTGGCAATGAACCTCAACTGCCAAACCAGTGAATTGCTGCTGGCTGAATCTATGACGCTGCAAAACCACCTGTTACAGGCTCAGATTCAGGCTGGATTACGGATGGTGCGAAATCATCGTGAGCTGATGCGAGCCAATGACTTGTTATCAGCGATCGCCCTTTCCGATCCCCTAACTGAACTCAATAATCGTCGAGCTTTAGAGTGGGAATTACCGCGTCAGATCCAAAACGCCCGTGCTCGTTCTCTACCTTTGAGCTTGGTGATGTTGGATGTGGATTATTTCAAAGCGGTCAATGATACCTACGGCCATCTAGTAGGCGATCGCATGTTGAAGCTGCTCTCGGCTCGTCTGCGCCACAACCTCCGCTTTTATGACACACCGTTTCGTTATGGTGGCGAAGAATTTGTGATTATTTTGAGCAACACTGATGGTCAAGAAGCGCCGATCGTCGGGCAACGCATTTGCCGTCTCGTAAGTGATCAAGCTTTTAGCATTGACGCCACCTTAGAAATTCAAGCCACGATCAGTGCTGGTGTTGCTTCTTTAGAGCCAGATGATGATCCAAAAGGCATTAGCTTGTTGCGACGAGCCGACCAGAACTTATTGCAAGCTAAATCTGAAGGTAGAAATCGAGCAGTGAGCGGGCCTCAGCCTTGCGCTCGATCTTTACAGATTCAGCCCCCTCCGCTTAGCTAG
- the alaS gene encoding alanine--tRNA ligase, which translates to MVTPLSGAQIRQKFLDFYAARGHQILPSASLVPEDPTVLLTIAGMLPFKPIFLGQRSPEFPRATTSQKCIRTNDIENVGRTARHHTFFEMLGNFSFGDYFKEQAIAWAWELATEVFGLPPERLVVSVFEEDDEAFALWRDKIGIPAHRIQRMGEKDNFWVSGPTGPCGPCSEIYYDFHPEKGDDHIDLEDDTRFIEFYNLVFMQYNRDAEGNLTPLQNKNIDTGLGLERMAQILQKVPNNYETDLIFPIIQTAADIAGIDYSQADESTKVSLKVIGDHVRSVVHMIADGIAASNIGRGYVLRRLIRRVVRHGRLIGIEGEFTTRVADAAIALADSAYPNVRLKENSIKTELQREEAQFLKTLDRGEKLLAEILERETVQVSGPDAFKLYDTYGFPVELTQEIAEEKNLTVDLEGFEAEMEKQRDRSRDAHETIDLTVQGSLDTLAEHVHATEFLGYVERSATVQVEVLLVNGKSAEAAEAGTEVQIILDKTPFYAESGGQVGDRGYLSGDAVLVRIHDVKKESDFFVHFGRIERGTLQVGATVTAQIDQACRRRAQANHSATHLLQAALRRLVDDSISQAGSLVAFDRLRFDFNCPRPLTPEEVQQVEEQVNLWVAEAHTAQIEVLPIAEAKAKGAIAMFGEKYGDQVRVLDFPGVSMELCGGTHVSNTAEIGVFKIISETGVASGVRRIEAVAGPSVLDYLNVRDRVVRDLSDRFKAKPEELTDRIANLQNELKNTQKQLETAKAELALAKSDQLLGQAESVGDFKLLVAQLEGVDPESLKTVAERLGQKLGEGAVVLASVPEPDKVSLVAAFSPAVVKSGLQAGKFIGAIAKLCGGGGGGRPNLAQAGGRDASKLPEALAEARNQLQSSLGNTK; encoded by the coding sequence ATGGTTACCCCCCTCAGCGGCGCTCAAATTCGGCAAAAGTTTCTTGATTTTTATGCAGCCAGAGGCCATCAGATATTACCGAGTGCCTCCTTGGTTCCCGAAGATCCAACGGTGCTGCTGACGATCGCGGGTATGTTGCCCTTTAAGCCGATTTTTTTGGGACAGCGATCGCCCGAGTTTCCTAGAGCTACGACATCTCAAAAGTGTATCCGCACGAATGATATTGAGAACGTGGGTCGTACCGCCCGACACCACACTTTTTTTGAGATGTTGGGCAACTTTAGCTTTGGAGATTATTTCAAAGAACAAGCGATCGCTTGGGCCTGGGAACTGGCGACTGAGGTATTTGGGCTACCACCAGAGCGCTTAGTGGTAAGTGTTTTTGAAGAAGACGACGAAGCATTTGCCCTGTGGCGGGACAAAATTGGCATTCCGGCGCACCGAATTCAGCGCATGGGCGAGAAGGATAATTTCTGGGTATCTGGCCCCACCGGACCTTGCGGGCCTTGCTCCGAGATTTACTACGACTTCCACCCCGAAAAAGGCGACGACCACATTGACCTCGAAGACGATACTCGGTTTATCGAGTTCTACAACCTGGTGTTCATGCAGTACAACCGGGATGCCGAAGGTAACCTGACGCCGCTGCAAAACAAAAATATTGATACAGGGTTGGGCTTGGAACGGATGGCCCAGATCCTTCAGAAAGTTCCGAATAACTACGAAACGGATTTAATTTTCCCCATCATTCAAACTGCCGCAGACATTGCGGGGATTGATTACAGCCAAGCGGATGAGTCTACCAAAGTTTCGCTGAAGGTGATTGGAGATCACGTCCGGTCAGTGGTGCACATGATTGCCGATGGCATTGCGGCTTCTAATATCGGTCGCGGTTATGTGTTGCGGCGCTTGATTCGTCGGGTCGTACGACATGGCCGATTGATTGGCATCGAAGGTGAATTCACCACACGAGTTGCAGACGCTGCGATCGCCCTGGCTGATTCGGCTTATCCCAACGTGCGGCTGAAGGAAAACAGCATCAAAACCGAGTTGCAGCGCGAAGAAGCCCAATTCCTCAAAACCCTCGATCGCGGTGAAAAGCTGCTGGCAGAAATTTTGGAGCGCGAAACGGTTCAGGTTTCTGGGCCTGATGCCTTTAAGCTCTACGACACCTACGGTTTCCCCGTTGAACTGACTCAAGAGATTGCTGAGGAGAAAAACCTCACGGTTGATCTTGAAGGCTTTGAAGCCGAAATGGAGAAGCAGCGCGATCGCTCTCGTGACGCTCACGAAACTATCGACCTGACTGTCCAAGGCTCTCTAGATACATTGGCGGAGCATGTTCATGCCACTGAGTTTCTTGGGTATGTGGAACGCTCGGCCACAGTTCAAGTTGAAGTGTTACTGGTGAATGGCAAATCGGCTGAAGCGGCTGAAGCGGGCACTGAAGTTCAGATCATCTTAGACAAAACGCCCTTCTACGCTGAGTCTGGTGGTCAGGTGGGCGATCGCGGCTATTTGTCTGGCGATGCAGTGCTGGTGCGTATCCATGACGTGAAAAAAGAATCCGATTTCTTTGTCCACTTTGGGCGAATTGAGCGGGGTACGCTGCAAGTGGGGGCTACTGTCACGGCGCAAATTGACCAAGCTTGTCGGCGACGCGCCCAAGCCAACCACTCCGCCACTCACCTGTTACAAGCCGCGCTGAGGAGATTGGTTGATGACTCGATTTCTCAAGCGGGTTCTCTCGTGGCCTTCGATCGCCTGCGGTTTGACTTCAACTGCCCCCGCCCTCTGACTCCAGAGGAAGTGCAACAGGTAGAGGAGCAAGTCAACCTGTGGGTGGCTGAAGCGCATACGGCGCAAATTGAAGTGCTGCCTATCGCGGAGGCAAAAGCCAAAGGCGCGATCGCGATGTTTGGTGAGAAGTATGGCGATCAAGTTCGGGTACTCGATTTCCCTGGTGTGTCAATGGAGTTGTGTGGCGGCACCCATGTCAGCAACACCGCAGAAATCGGCGTGTTCAAAATTATTTCTGAAACAGGGGTGGCCTCTGGGGTACGGCGGATTGAAGCGGTGGCTGGTCCCTCAGTTCTGGACTACCTGAACGTCCGCGATCGCGTGGTGCGGGATCTGAGCGATCGCTTCAAAGCCAAGCCAGAAGAACTCACTGACCGGATCGCCAATTTGCAAAACGAGCTGAAAAACACCCAAAAGCAATTGGAAACTGCAAAAGCTGAACTAGCTCTAGCCAAATCTGATCAACTATTGGGCCAAGCTGAATCAGTGGGTGACTTCAAGCTCTTGGTAGCGCAACTAGAAGGGGTAGATCCGGAGTCGCTCAAGACTGTGGCAGAGCGCTTAGGCCAGAAATTAGGGGAAGGTGCTGTCGTGCTCGCCTCGGTGCCTGAACCCGACAAAGTGAGTTTGGTGGCTGCTTTCAGTCCTGCTGTGGTTAAATCTGGCTTGCAAGCAGGTAAGTTTATTGGCGCGATCGCTAAGCTCTGTGGCGGTGGTGGCGGTGGCCGACCCAACTTAGCCCAAGCAGGGGGACGAGATGCTAGCAAGCTCCCCGAAGCTCTGGCTGAAGCTCGCAATCAACTGCAATCTAGTTTGGGCAACACGAAATAA
- a CDS encoding ATP-dependent Zn protease — MSQITFNLVAISIFTVTMTSLLGPLIHLSPLVPALAVVVLMGLVTVDRLAWQGTGGILVVDWFARRSPAHRDRVIHHEAGHFLVAYLLNIPITGYALSAWEAFRQGQAGQGGVTFDCEELEAELQQGNLSAQLLEHYCTVWMAGGVAETRVYGDAEGGADDLKKFRTIWAQLRRPNREGQEKERGAVLKAHNLLQEHQGAYTALVEALREQRNVAECYQVIEQHYQNLEPTAIDP, encoded by the coding sequence ATGAGTCAAATCACGTTTAACTTAGTTGCTATTTCTATTTTTACGGTGACGATGACCAGCCTCTTAGGACCGCTGATTCATCTCTCACCGCTGGTTCCGGCGCTTGCCGTAGTCGTCTTGATGGGTTTGGTCACGGTCGATCGCTTGGCTTGGCAAGGCACAGGAGGCATCCTAGTCGTCGATTGGTTTGCCAGACGCTCACCTGCCCATCGCGATCGCGTCATTCATCACGAAGCAGGGCATTTTTTGGTAGCTTATCTGCTGAATATTCCGATCACAGGCTATGCCCTAAGTGCTTGGGAGGCTTTCCGCCAAGGCCAAGCAGGTCAAGGCGGAGTCACCTTTGACTGTGAGGAACTGGAAGCAGAGTTACAGCAAGGCAACCTTTCGGCCCAACTACTAGAGCACTACTGTACGGTTTGGATGGCAGGCGGCGTGGCAGAAACGCGGGTCTACGGCGATGCGGAAGGTGGCGCAGATGACCTGAAAAAGTTTCGCACCATCTGGGCACAACTGCGTCGTCCTAACCGGGAAGGGCAGGAAAAGGAACGTGGGGCGGTCCTCAAAGCCCACAATCTGCTGCAAGAGCACCAAGGAGCCTATACAGCTTTGGTAGAGGCGCTGAGAGAACAAAGGAATGTGGCGGAATGCTACCAAGTCATTGAGCAGCATTACCAAAATTTGGAACCTACCGCTATTGATCCTTAA